One part of the Ranitomeya imitator isolate aRanImi1 chromosome 10, aRanImi1.pri, whole genome shotgun sequence genome encodes these proteins:
- the LOC138651267 gene encoding tumor necrosis factor receptor superfamily member 8-like has translation MFFAQEISVLILITGICQKVAGHRSCQGNQNYNEKENDCCFRCPQGLVTRSTCVKDINKECASCSEPDTFIVWSKNRPTCAACRRCKEESSLVTVQSCTLLTEAICQCKAGYYCHSPLPNTCARCNLFTQCPPGQGVKQKGSPMKNTECEACPSGTFSDVKSTTEVCKPHTDCDKLHLVTTRRGSTTTDALCGGPISSKNYTLRPDVRSTRYVITSTGSTTSGSTTSGSTTSSSTTPHTTTPDTTTSGTFTSITTRDIYETGKRSAVYVVAAIICAVSLLVAFLLYWQQNICNLKLWKNFIQPELVGRVTDVNTQENLLQKENVTPESERKESDGTMEGNHGTQERDLMNNRIEHIYIMNADTVLVGSISEVPPRWRSVMTEGDSRESPLLASHYPEQESSTLSANDLMISIEEEEREASAAKAILEV, from the exons AAAGTCGCCGGCCACCGGAGCTGCCAAGGAAATCAGAACTACAATGAGAAAGAGAATGACTGCTGCTTCAGATGTCCTCAGG GTCTGGTGACGCGCTCCACTTGTGTCAAAGACATTAATAAAGAATGTGCGTCGTGTTCTGAGCCCGACACGTTCATCGTCTGGTCCAAGAATCGTCCCACGTGTGCGGCCTGCAGACGGTGCAAGGAAG AATCTTCCCTTGTGACCGTCCAGAGCTGCACTTTACTCACGGAGGCGATCTGCCAGTGTAAGGCCGGCTACTACTGCCACTCGCCTCTGCCCAACACATGTGCCCGCTGCAACCTCTTCACACAGTGCCCACCTGGCCAAGGAGTAAAGCAGAAAG GTTCTCCTATGAAGAACACAGAATGTGAAGCTTGTCCTAGCGGGACCTTCTCGGATGTGAAATCCACGACAGAGGTCTGCAAGCCGCACACAGA ttgTGATAAATTACATCTAGTCACCACTAGGAGGGGCAGCACCACGACTGATGCTCTGTGCGGAGGGCCGATATCAAGCAAGAACTACACCCTGCGCCCAGATGTGAGATCTACAAGATACGTCATCACCTCCACCGGTAGCACCACCTCCGGCAGCACCACCTCCGGTAGCACCACCTCCAGCAGCACGACCCCTCACACCACCACCCCAGACACCACGACCTCTGGGACTTTCACTAGTATAACCACAAGGGACATATATGAGACAG GGAAGCGGAGCGCGGTGTATGTGGTGGCCGCTATCATCTGCGCCGTCTCGCTGCTCGTCGCCTTCCTCCTCTACTGGCAGCAGAATATCTGTAACCTCAAGCTCTGGAAGA aTTTCATCCAGCCTGAGCTTGTG GGGAGAGTCACGGATGTAAATACCCAGGAGAATCTATTGCAAAAGGAAAACGTAACCCCCGAGAGTGAGAGGAAGGAGAGCGACGGAACAATGGAGGGAAACCACGGAACACAAGAAAGAGACCTAATGAACAACCGGATCG AACACATCTACATCATGAATGCGGACACCGTCCTCGTCGGCTCCATCTCAGAAGTTCCTCCTCGATGGAGATCAGTAATGACGGAAGGTGACAGCCGAGAGAGCCCCCTACTGGCGTCACATTACCCGGAGCAGGAATCTAGCACGTTGTCAGCAAATGATCTCATGATTTCTATagaagaggaagagagagaggcaAGCGCTGCCAAGGCCATCCTGGAAGTGTAA